One window of the Cryptomeria japonica chromosome 7, Sugi_1.0, whole genome shotgun sequence genome contains the following:
- the LOC131067280 gene encoding uncharacterized protein LOC131067280, whose product MNSSMHELSVPVSVYLILLIVLSPTASGRNVHLQSDIHKSSLPNLNKGLKSSAIVDKDTISKEFISANQDATTQTREKHANKDRMVEQTMEIAGSSLPDCSHACGSCKPCRRVTVSLMCSVSTEESESCPMAYRCMCKGKSFPIP is encoded by the exons ATGAATTCTTCCATGCATGAGCTCTCTGTGCCTGTATCTGTTTATCTCATTCTTCTTATTGTTCTTTCTCCTACTGCATCTGGAAGGAATGTTCATCTGCAATCTG ATATCCATAAATCAAGTTTGCCGAATCTGAACAAAGGGTTGAAGTCCTCTGCAATAGTCGACAAGGACACCATTTCCAAGGAATTTATATCTGCAAATCAGGACGCAACTACCCAG ACCCGTGAAAAGCATGCAAACAAGGACAGGATGGTagaacaaactatggagattgcaGGGTCCAGCTTGCCAGATTGTTCACATGCTTGTGGTTCATGTAAGCCTTGCAGAAGAGTGACAGTGAGCTTAATGTGCTCCGTGTCAACAGAGGAGTCAGAATCGTGTCCTATGGCTTATAGATGTATGTGCAAGGGAAAATCATTTCCAATTCCATAG
- the LOC131067281 gene encoding protein EPIDERMAL PATTERNING FACTOR 2-like: MNSSMHELSVPVSVYLILLIVLSPTASGRNVHLQSDIHKSSLPNLNKGLKSSAIVDKDTISKEFISANQDVTTETREIKHANKDRVVEQIMEIAGSSLPDCSHACGSCKPCRRVTVSLKCSVSTEESESCPMAYRCMCKGKSFPIP, encoded by the exons ATGAATTCTTCCATGCATGAGCTCTCGGTGCCTGTATCTGTTTATCTCATTCTTCTTATTGTTCTTTCTCCTACTGCATCTGGAAGGAATGTTCATCTGCAATCTG ATATCCATAAATCAAGTTTGCCGAATCTGAACAAAGGGTTGAAGTCCTCTGCAATAGTCGACAAGGACACCATTTCCAAGGAATTCATATCTGCAAACCAGGACGTAACTACCGAG ACCCGTGAAATTAAGCATGCAAACAAGGACAGGGTGGTAGAACAAATTATGGAGATTGCAGGGTCCAGCTTGCCAGACTGTTCACATGCTTGCGGTTCATGTAAGCCCTGCAGAAGAGTGACAGTGAGTTTAAAGTGCTCCGTGTCAACAGAGGAGTCAGAATCGTGTCCTATGGCTTACAGATGTATGTGCAAGGGAAAATCATTTCCAATTCCATAG